Proteins from a genomic interval of Paenibacillus sp. RC334:
- the spoIIR gene encoding stage II sporulation protein R produces the protein MRSWTKQAAMILFCISILLMSWEGQKTDAAMTTGTRGPVVAGMATTGAGVIPHDSIRLRILANSDRPEDQLVKREIRDTIVQQMDAWVGKLENPQSLDQARVLIAAHLPEIDRLVGAELARRGISYDHQVELANVPFPTKMYGGLVYPAGDYEALRVTLGQGKGQNWWCVLFPPLCFIDAGSGETAAQTVSAKADQGGGRTNAADKEPEVRFFLWDALTGLWGWVSGLFA, from the coding sequence ATGAGAAGCTGGACCAAGCAAGCTGCAATGATACTATTTTGTATTTCAATATTATTGATGTCGTGGGAAGGTCAAAAAACAGATGCCGCCATGACAACAGGGACAAGAGGGCCTGTAGTGGCAGGGATGGCAACGACAGGAGCGGGCGTCATTCCTCATGATTCCATCCGATTGCGCATTTTGGCCAATTCGGATCGTCCAGAGGATCAGCTGGTAAAACGTGAAATTAGGGATACCATCGTACAACAGATGGATGCGTGGGTTGGCAAGCTGGAAAACCCGCAAAGTTTGGATCAGGCCAGAGTGCTGATTGCTGCTCATTTACCCGAAATTGACCGTTTAGTAGGTGCGGAACTGGCTCGACGGGGCATCTCGTACGATCATCAGGTAGAATTGGCAAACGTACCTTTTCCGACGAAGATGTACGGTGGGCTTGTCTATCCGGCAGGGGATTATGAAGCGCTTCGGGTCACGCTGGGACAAGGCAAAGGGCAAAATTGGTGGTGCGTGCTGTTTCCTCCGTTGTGCTTCATTGATGCGGGCAGCGGGGAAACGGCAGCTCAAACGGTCTCGGCAAAAGCGGACCAAGGAGGCGGACGGACGAATGCCGCTGACAAGGAGCCGGAAGTACGGTTTTTTCTATGGGATGCATTGACGGGGTTGTGGGGATGGGTGAGTGGTCTTTTTGCCTAA
- a CDS encoding FtsW/RodA/SpoVE family cell cycle protein → MLQKLKKIDGPVIFILVLLMAISIITVYSAGRGPTNLAEHGNDYQKMIGYYILGFVVILGIAVVDFRIFIKKALYVYGGGIFLLALGFFGGTVNNSQGFLKIGGLNLQPAEVFKLVLIIFLTYMLIKKRKSKLYFVQDVLPVALVSFVPFAMVMVQNDLGNALGYIVIVLGMLWIGNVKASHALIGFTIFVVAVGGGLKAYISFHDEIDSFMKGIGRSHWVERLDPWLVPEKATAKASYHTKNAKLAIASGGMMGKGFLQGTSVQSGRVPYTYADSIFVVVAEEFGFVGSSVLLLLYFILIHRMILISLECRDRAGPYLIVGIVSMLLYQIFENIGAFLGIMPLTGITLPFISYGGTSLLINMASIGLVMSIKVHGQELEDDLPQPSRVSLAKEKKA, encoded by the coding sequence ATGCTTCAGAAATTGAAAAAAATTGACGGTCCGGTGATCTTCATTCTGGTTTTGCTGATGGCAATCAGCATCATAACGGTATATAGCGCGGGCAGAGGCCCTACCAACTTGGCGGAGCACGGCAATGACTACCAGAAGATGATCGGGTATTATATATTGGGTTTTGTGGTGATCTTGGGTATAGCGGTAGTCGATTTTCGAATATTTATTAAAAAAGCACTGTATGTATATGGAGGCGGAATATTCCTGCTTGCTCTCGGCTTTTTTGGCGGGACGGTTAACAACTCTCAGGGCTTTTTGAAAATCGGTGGCTTGAACCTTCAGCCTGCTGAGGTATTCAAGCTGGTTCTTATCATTTTTCTGACTTATATGCTGATTAAGAAGCGCAAGAGCAAGCTGTATTTTGTTCAGGATGTACTTCCAGTCGCTCTGGTGAGCTTTGTCCCTTTTGCTATGGTCATGGTGCAAAATGACTTGGGGAATGCGCTCGGATACATCGTCATCGTCCTTGGTATGCTATGGATTGGTAATGTGAAGGCATCCCATGCACTGATCGGATTTACCATATTTGTAGTTGCCGTTGGTGGCGGGCTCAAAGCCTATATTTCGTTTCATGATGAGATCGATTCTTTTATGAAGGGGATTGGCCGTAGTCACTGGGTAGAGCGACTGGACCCTTGGCTGGTACCGGAAAAAGCGACCGCAAAGGCATCTTACCATACCAAAAATGCCAAGCTGGCGATTGCCTCTGGCGGGATGATGGGCAAAGGCTTTTTGCAGGGGACTTCGGTTCAATCCGGTCGTGTGCCTTACACGTATGCGGATTCTATTTTTGTGGTCGTAGCGGAGGAATTTGGCTTTGTTGGCTCGTCGGTGCTGTTGTTGCTATATTTTATTTTGATTCATCGAATGATCCTGATCTCGCTGGAATGCCGTGACCGTGCCGGACCATATCTTATCGTCGGTATTGTATCCATGTTGCTGTATCAGATTTTTGAAAATATCGGCGCGTTTTTGGGCATCATGCCACTGACGGGAATTACGCTCCCTTTTATAAGCTATGGGGGGACGTCTTTGCTTATTAACATGGCTAGCATTGGCTTGGTTATGAGTATTAAGGTCCACGGTCAGGAGCTGGAGGACGATCTGCCACAGCCATCCAGAGTGAGTTTGGCGAAGGAGAAGAAGGCTTAA
- the prmC gene encoding peptide chain release factor N(5)-glutamine methyltransferase, translated as MGHERDLVYRMSPERSMSIREALVEASSFLGSCGVLEPQHNARLLLEHVLGLEGTAFYAALGDPFPASGKEAWEAVIARKAAGEPAQYIIGRQEFYGRPFAVSPSVLIPRPETELLVEAILQHGDRLWPDGAPQALDIGAGSGAIAVTLAAERPRWRVVAGDISAAALEMAAHNATVNGAAVELREGDLLAPFAGEAVDILVSNPPYIPAADIAGLQPEVRDHEPRMALDGGPDGLGPYRAMLEQLGLLQAPPRLIGFELGMGQARDVAGLLEQAGHWNTILIVPDLAGIERHVLGVAE; from the coding sequence TTGGGACACGAACGCGATCTTGTGTATCGGATGTCGCCGGAGCGGAGCATGAGTATCAGAGAAGCCTTAGTTGAGGCTTCTTCTTTTTTAGGAAGCTGCGGCGTGCTGGAGCCGCAGCATAACGCTCGTCTGCTGCTGGAGCATGTGCTCGGGCTGGAAGGCACGGCGTTCTACGCTGCGCTGGGCGATCCGTTCCCAGCCTCGGGTAAAGAGGCGTGGGAAGCGGTCATAGCCCGCAAAGCAGCGGGTGAACCGGCGCAGTATATTATCGGACGGCAGGAGTTTTATGGCCGTCCGTTCGCGGTTTCGCCGTCGGTGCTGATTCCGCGGCCCGAGACAGAGCTGCTCGTCGAGGCTATTCTTCAGCACGGCGACCGATTGTGGCCGGACGGCGCTCCGCAGGCGCTCGATATCGGCGCGGGCAGCGGGGCGATTGCCGTCACGCTGGCGGCTGAGCGGCCCCGCTGGCGCGTGGTGGCGGGGGATATCTCCGCCGCAGCGCTGGAGATGGCGGCGCATAACGCCACTGTCAACGGCGCAGCCGTGGAGCTGCGCGAAGGCGACCTGCTGGCGCCGTTCGCGGGAGAGGCGGTGGACATCCTGGTGTCCAATCCGCCGTATATCCCGGCCGCCGACATCGCAGGCTTGCAGCCGGAGGTGCGCGACCATGAGCCGCGTATGGCGCTGGATGGCGGGCCTGACGGACTTGGCCCGTATCGGGCGATGCTGGAGCAGCTTGGGCTGCTTCAGGCTCCGCCGCGGTTGATCGGGTTTGAGCTGGGCATGGGACAGGCCAGAGACGTGGCTGGACTGCTGGAGCAGGCAGGTCATTGGAATACGATTCTAATCGTTCCAGACCTTGCTGGAATCGAACGTCATGTCCTGGGCGTTGCGGAATAA
- the prfA gene encoding peptide chain release factor 1, whose translation MLDRLQSLADRYDKLSELLCDPDVANDSKKLRDYSKEQSDLQPAYEAYTEYKTVVEELDAAKAMQAEKLDDEMREMVKMEIDELSARKRELDEKIRILLLPKDPNDDKNVIIEIRGAAGGDEAALFAADLYRMYTRYADTQGWRVELMDANMNDLGGFKEVIFMINGRGAYSKMKFESGAHRVQRIPTTESGGRIHTSTSTVSVMPEAEEVDVEISDKDIRVDTFCSSGAGGQSVNTTKSAVRVTHMPTGIMATCQDGKSQNSNKEKALQVLRARISDMLRQEEEAKYAGERKSKVGTGDRSERIRTYNFPQSRVTDHRIGLTMHKLDQVMNGEIEEIVSALTIAEQADLMEQEV comes from the coding sequence TTGTTGGACCGATTGCAATCATTGGCGGACCGCTACGATAAACTGAGCGAACTGCTCTGCGATCCGGATGTAGCGAACGATAGCAAGAAACTTAGAGATTATTCCAAAGAACAGTCTGATTTACAGCCTGCTTATGAAGCATATACTGAATATAAAACTGTCGTTGAAGAGCTGGACGCTGCTAAAGCTATGCAGGCCGAAAAGCTGGACGACGAGATGCGTGAAATGGTAAAAATGGAGATTGATGAGCTCAGTGCCCGCAAACGGGAGCTGGACGAGAAAATCCGCATTTTGCTGCTGCCGAAGGACCCGAACGATGATAAGAATGTGATTATCGAGATTCGTGGTGCAGCGGGTGGTGACGAAGCGGCATTGTTCGCGGCGGATCTGTACCGGATGTACACTCGTTATGCCGATACCCAAGGCTGGCGTGTAGAGCTGATGGACGCGAACATGAATGACCTCGGAGGTTTCAAAGAGGTTATTTTCATGATTAACGGACGCGGTGCATACAGCAAAATGAAATTCGAAAGCGGAGCACACCGCGTACAGCGGATTCCGACGACGGAATCCGGCGGACGTATTCATACATCTACATCTACGGTATCCGTTATGCCTGAGGCCGAAGAAGTGGATGTTGAAATTTCCGACAAGGATATCCGCGTAGATACGTTCTGCTCCAGCGGTGCTGGCGGTCAGTCCGTTAATACGACCAAGTCGGCGGTGCGTGTAACGCATATGCCAACAGGCATTATGGCAACCTGTCAGGACGGTAAATCCCAAAACTCCAACAAGGAGAAGGCACTCCAGGTTTTGCGTGCCCGTATTTCGGATATGCTTCGTCAGGAAGAGGAAGCCAAATATGCAGGCGAGCGTAAGAGCAAAGTAGGTACCGGGGATCGCAGTGAGCGTATTCGTACCTACAACTTCCCGCAAAGCCGTGTAACAGATCATCGCATCGGGCTGACCATGCACAAGCTGGATCAGGTGATGAACGGGGAGATCGAAGAAATCGTATCGGCGCTCACGATTGCAGAGCAGGCTGATTTGATGGAACAAGAGGTTTAA
- the ychF gene encoding redox-regulated ATPase YchF, which yields MALKAGIVGLPNVGKSTLFNAITQAGAESANYPFCTIDPNVGVVEVPDERLDKLTELVVPNKTVPTAFEFVDIAGLVRGASKGEGLGNKFLAHIREVDAIVHVVRCFEDENITHVDGKIDPISDIQTINLELILADIESVDKRIERSRKNMKGGNKQYTQEVEVLERIKESLYADKPARSVELSDEEQLIVRDLHLLTMKPVLYAANVSEDGVTEADSNPYVQKVRDFAVAENAEVVPISAKVESEIAELEGEDKAMFLEELGLAESGLNRLIKAAYRLLGLYTYFTAGVQEVRAWTIHKGTKAPGAAGVIHTDFERGFIRAEVVSYNDLVAAGSMNGAKERGQLRLEGKEYVVQDGDVMHFRFNV from the coding sequence ATGGCTTTAAAAGCGGGGATCGTGGGCTTGCCGAACGTGGGCAAATCAACACTGTTTAACGCAATAACGCAGGCGGGTGCGGAATCCGCAAACTATCCATTTTGTACGATTGACCCTAATGTGGGTGTCGTTGAAGTACCGGATGAGCGGCTGGATAAGCTGACTGAACTGGTTGTGCCGAACAAAACGGTACCGACGGCTTTTGAATTTGTTGATATTGCAGGACTTGTACGCGGTGCGAGCAAGGGTGAGGGTTTGGGTAACAAGTTTCTGGCTCATATTCGTGAAGTGGATGCGATTGTGCATGTAGTACGTTGTTTTGAAGATGAGAACATCACCCATGTGGACGGCAAAATCGACCCGATCAGTGACATTCAGACCATTAATCTGGAACTGATTCTGGCGGATATCGAAAGCGTAGACAAGCGCATTGAGCGTTCCCGCAAAAACATGAAGGGTGGCAACAAGCAATACACCCAGGAAGTTGAAGTGCTGGAGCGGATCAAGGAATCACTGTATGCTGATAAGCCTGCGCGCAGCGTGGAATTGTCGGATGAAGAACAGTTGATTGTACGTGATCTTCATTTGCTTACGATGAAGCCTGTACTGTACGCAGCTAATGTCAGCGAAGACGGTGTAACGGAAGCCGACAGCAATCCTTATGTGCAAAAGGTACGTGATTTTGCTGTAGCGGAAAATGCAGAAGTGGTGCCGATTAGCGCCAAAGTAGAATCTGAAATTGCCGAGCTGGAAGGCGAAGACAAGGCAATGTTCCTGGAGGAACTGGGACTGGCTGAATCCGGTCTGAATCGTCTGATTAAAGCAGCTTACCGCTTGTTGGGTCTGTATACGTATTTCACAGCGGGTGTGCAGGAAGTACGCGCATGGACCATTCACAAAGGAACAAAGGCACCGGGCGCTGCAGGCGTAATCCATACGGATTTTGAACGCGGATTTATTCGTGCCGAGGTTGTATCCTACAACGATTTGGTTGCTGCTGGTTCTATGAACGGGGCTAAGGAACGTGGTCAGCTTCGTTTGGAAGGTAAGGAATATGTGGTACAAGACGGAGACGTTATGCATTTCCGTTTTAATGTATAA
- the fni gene encoding type 2 isopentenyl-diphosphate Delta-isomerase, giving the protein MSNVENKSETPEISGKSGSLLPAARTGERKIEHVRLCLQEDVAGQGITNGLERYAFKHCALPELHFDEVRLDTTFLGRAVRTPLLISSMTGGSAETGAINERLAETAEKRGWALGVGSVRAAVEKEELAPTFAVRRLAPNIPILANLGAVQLNYGFGVDDCRRAVEIAGADMLVLHLNGLQEVFQPEGNLDFGGLLGRIEELCRQLSVPVGVKEVGWGIDGETASRLYDAGAVFIDVAGAGGTSWSQVEKFRNSDPVRRAAAEAFADWGNSTADCIVEVRAAQPNGAVIGSGGLRDGVDAAKALALGADMAGFGRSLLGSAVASTEALEARLEQVELELRTVMFGIGVAGIKGLKDTTRLRKKVNA; this is encoded by the coding sequence ATGAGTAATGTGGAAAATAAATCTGAAACACCTGAGATTTCCGGCAAATCCGGTTCTTTGCTGCCTGCTGCACGCACAGGTGAACGGAAGATAGAGCATGTCCGACTTTGTTTGCAAGAGGACGTGGCAGGCCAAGGCATCACGAATGGACTGGAGCGCTATGCCTTTAAACACTGTGCACTGCCTGAACTGCATTTTGATGAGGTACGTTTGGACACTACTTTTCTGGGGCGCGCAGTGCGAACGCCGCTGCTGATTAGCTCCATGACAGGCGGCAGCGCGGAGACGGGAGCGATTAATGAGCGCTTGGCAGAAACAGCGGAGAAACGCGGCTGGGCGCTGGGAGTAGGCTCGGTGCGAGCTGCGGTGGAAAAAGAAGAACTGGCTCCGACTTTTGCGGTTCGTCGCTTGGCACCGAATATTCCGATCCTTGCCAATCTGGGAGCAGTGCAGTTGAACTACGGATTTGGCGTGGACGACTGTCGCCGTGCGGTAGAGATTGCCGGAGCGGACATGCTTGTACTGCATTTGAACGGATTGCAGGAGGTTTTCCAACCCGAGGGGAATCTGGATTTTGGCGGATTGCTTGGTCGTATTGAAGAGCTGTGCCGCCAGCTTTCAGTGCCCGTAGGTGTGAAGGAAGTAGGCTGGGGCATAGATGGCGAGACGGCTTCGAGATTGTACGATGCGGGCGCGGTTTTTATTGATGTCGCGGGCGCAGGCGGGACAAGCTGGAGTCAGGTGGAAAAATTCCGCAATTCTGATCCTGTGCGCCGTGCAGCGGCGGAAGCATTTGCGGATTGGGGGAACTCCACCGCAGATTGTATCGTAGAAGTCAGGGCCGCGCAGCCGAATGGCGCAGTGATCGGCAGTGGCGGACTTAGAGACGGTGTCGATGCAGCCAAGGCGCTTGCCTTGGGCGCTGATATGGCGGGTTTCGGACGGTCGCTGCTCGGATCGGCGGTCGCCTCCACAGAGGCGCTCGAAGCGCGGCTGGAGCAGGTGGAGCTGGAACTGCGAACAGTCATGTTCGGAATTGGAGTAGCTGGGATTAAAGGACTTAAAGACACGACTCGGTTGAGAAAGAAGGTGAACGCATGA
- a CDS encoding sugar O-acetyltransferase: MATNKENMLEGKLYMAGGKELAKDSKKSRMLTRLFNYSTEEQQEYRVELLKQLFESTGQEIYIEPPFRCDYGCHITVGNQFYANYDCIIIDVAKVTIGDHVFFGPRVGVYTAGHPIDSDVRNTLLEFGKPITIGNSVWIGANTVITPGVNIGNNVVIGAGSIVTKDIPDNVVAVGNPCKVLREITDGDRRYWEKQKNDYYEDIED; this comes from the coding sequence ATGGCAACGAATAAAGAAAATATGTTAGAAGGCAAACTATATATGGCTGGCGGAAAAGAATTGGCAAAGGATAGCAAGAAATCGAGAATGCTTACCCGTTTGTTCAATTACAGTACGGAAGAGCAACAGGAGTACCGGGTAGAGCTACTTAAACAACTGTTCGAGTCTACAGGTCAGGAGATATATATCGAACCCCCATTTCGCTGTGACTATGGCTGTCACATTACAGTGGGCAATCAGTTCTATGCCAATTATGACTGCATCATTATTGACGTAGCGAAAGTAACAATAGGGGATCATGTTTTTTTCGGCCCCAGGGTAGGCGTATATACGGCTGGGCATCCGATAGATTCAGATGTGCGCAACACCTTGCTGGAATTTGGTAAACCGATAACGATTGGAAACAGTGTATGGATTGGCGCAAATACCGTAATCACTCCAGGAGTGAATATTGGAAATAATGTAGTTATTGGGGCTGGATCTATCGTTACCAAAGACATTCCTGATAATGTGGTTGCCGTAGGAAATCCATGTAAAGTGCTAAGGGAAATTACAGATGGAGACAGACGGTACTGGGAAAAGCAAAAAAATGATTATTACGAAGACATTGAGGACTAA
- a CDS encoding helix-turn-helix domain-containing protein translates to MNLFLFEKLGPGGEHNDYAIRFEDEQDWDRDHIWFDQSAAIEEIIAQIHKYGQSMSPVIIIGEVGTGKNIVANELYKTCFLNKDHFIRQKPLMIIDCILMTSKKWKWILEHSNSPFMEIGHIIYIKNVEVLSVSFIKQMHEYFKDGAVYSHNKIIFSYSCRNSDDEPDEICRLFANNLGCLKLQLPTLRSRKESIPNLIRLCRHEMNETPEKARIDFEAEAVELMRDFYWEDNLEQLKRVVEELALNAMGSCITKAEVAATLKKESQRPQRSISSINMNQTLDDIMKDIILLVLQEENMNQSKAAKRLGIGRSTMWRKLNGN, encoded by the coding sequence ATGAATCTGTTCCTCTTCGAGAAGCTTGGACCCGGTGGGGAGCACAATGATTATGCCATCCGGTTCGAGGACGAGCAGGACTGGGACAGGGATCATATCTGGTTTGACCAAAGCGCAGCCATTGAGGAAATCATCGCCCAAATTCATAAATACGGCCAGAGCATGAGCCCCGTGATCATTATCGGCGAGGTCGGCACCGGCAAAAATATAGTTGCCAACGAGCTCTATAAAACCTGCTTTCTGAATAAAGATCATTTCATCAGGCAAAAGCCGCTGATGATTATCGACTGCATTCTAATGACAAGTAAAAAATGGAAGTGGATACTGGAGCACAGCAACTCGCCGTTTATGGAGATCGGACACATCATTTATATTAAAAATGTGGAGGTACTGTCAGTTTCTTTTATCAAGCAAATGCATGAGTATTTTAAAGACGGGGCCGTCTATTCGCACAACAAAATTATCTTTTCCTATTCCTGCCGCAACTCGGATGATGAACCGGATGAAATATGCCGGCTGTTCGCCAACAACCTGGGCTGTCTAAAATTGCAGCTGCCCACGCTGCGCAGCCGAAAAGAAAGTATTCCGAACTTGATCCGTCTGTGCCGCCATGAGATGAATGAAACCCCGGAGAAGGCACGGATTGATTTTGAAGCGGAGGCGGTGGAGCTGATGCGGGATTTTTATTGGGAGGATAACCTGGAGCAGTTAAAAAGGGTGGTCGAGGAACTGGCCCTGAATGCAATGGGAAGCTGCATTACCAAAGCAGAGGTGGCGGCGACTTTAAAAAAAGAATCGCAGCGCCCGCAGCGCTCCATCTCCAGCATCAATATGAACCAGACACTCGATGATATCATGAAGGATATCATTTTGCTGGTTTTGCAGGAGGAAAACATGAATCAGTCTAAGGCGGCCAAACGGCTCGGAATCGGGCGTAGTACTATGTGGAGGAAGCTGAACGGGAACTGA
- a CDS encoding dihydrodipicolinate synthase family protein: protein MSNPSFSLHGIVTTVLTPFTADLKIDYPSLQKQIQAALDAGSSGFLVPCLASEIAHLTLDERREIVKATAEVSKGKALIIASINAPTGKERLGLLDDFLKYGADGANIMLDYTTDSQYWQDIQEIDKARPPFLILQDVDGQGDGLKDELLLRCFHEFASVVGVKVEVKNNNPKYSRLLQATDGAINISSGKGNEQLIELLDRGVQVVMPSGLFEIFNGIYQRYAAGNRESAKRLFYAALPIIAYTRQDGTINRAFHKRYLQATGVFTTHLTRETAYYDAVNEAYNRELLQLALTIKENIDQY, encoded by the coding sequence ATGTCAAATCCATCCTTTTCACTACACGGAATCGTCACCACTGTGCTCACCCCGTTCACCGCTGATTTGAAAATTGATTATCCCTCATTGCAAAAGCAAATCCAGGCTGCGCTCGATGCCGGTTCGTCCGGTTTCCTGGTTCCCTGTCTTGCCAGTGAAATCGCGCATTTGACGCTGGACGAGCGGCGCGAAATCGTGAAAGCCACCGCCGAGGTCAGCAAAGGCAAAGCCTTGATCATCGCCAGCATCAATGCGCCGACAGGCAAAGAGCGACTTGGACTGCTGGACGACTTCCTGAAATATGGAGCAGATGGCGCCAATATCATGCTGGATTACACGACGGACAGCCAATATTGGCAGGATATTCAGGAGATTGACAAGGCGCGGCCCCCTTTCCTGATCCTCCAGGATGTGGACGGCCAAGGCGACGGATTAAAGGATGAGCTGCTGCTCCGTTGCTTTCATGAATTTGCCAGCGTGGTCGGGGTGAAGGTGGAGGTGAAGAACAACAATCCGAAATACTCCAGGCTACTGCAGGCAACGGACGGGGCGATCAATATTTCCAGCGGAAAAGGGAACGAGCAGCTCATCGAGCTGCTGGACAGGGGCGTGCAGGTCGTGATGCCGTCGGGGTTGTTTGAAATTTTCAACGGAATCTATCAACGTTATGCGGCAGGCAACCGGGAAAGCGCCAAGCGGTTATTTTATGCGGCACTTCCGATTATTGCCTACACGCGCCAGGACGGCACGATCAACCGCGCTTTTCACAAACGGTATTTGCAGGCCACCGGCGTGTTCACAACCCATCTTACCCGCGAAACCGCTTATTACGATGCCGTCAACGAAGCCTACAACCGGGAATTGCTTCAACTGGCCTTAACTATCAAAGAAAATATCGATCAATATTGA
- a CDS encoding transporter substrate-binding domain-containing protein, protein MKLNTSMHTVKMAGLLLLVLLTACGQNTTAQSTNAKAGREAATQPETVTTLLVGTGGTTKPFTFSNDQDELDGYDIALLKAVDELLPQYEIKFERVKFDGIFSGIDAGRYQIGANSISKKPEREEKYLFSSEPYGYASTVIVKRKNEDTLKSLDDLGGKRAIVTTDGSANDNFIEAFNKEHPDNPIQITYADLEDVQVYQKIENNELDFKLHGLSSYKEIVDEFGFKNLDKVTLPLEQAKRISDPGVYFIFPKTDKGAEIRTAVDGALATLRADGTLSRLAVQYFDTDISKGTAE, encoded by the coding sequence ATGAAGTTGAACACATCTATGCACACGGTAAAAATGGCAGGCCTGTTATTGTTGGTGCTGTTGACAGCATGCGGTCAAAACACAACGGCTCAGAGCACGAATGCGAAAGCAGGCAGGGAAGCGGCGACACAGCCGGAAACGGTGACCACTTTGCTGGTAGGCACAGGCGGAACGACAAAGCCTTTTACCTTCTCAAATGACCAAGATGAGCTGGATGGCTACGACATCGCCCTGTTGAAAGCGGTGGACGAGTTGCTGCCACAATACGAAATCAAGTTTGAGCGGGTGAAGTTCGACGGAATTTTTTCTGGAATTGATGCGGGGCGTTACCAGATCGGAGCCAACAGTATTTCCAAAAAGCCGGAGCGGGAAGAAAAATATCTTTTCAGCTCGGAGCCTTACGGCTATGCCAGCACAGTTATTGTGAAACGGAAGAATGAGGACACGCTGAAAAGCCTAGATGATCTCGGCGGAAAAAGAGCCATAGTCACCACCGATGGCAGCGCGAACGACAACTTCATCGAAGCGTTCAATAAAGAGCATCCCGACAATCCGATCCAAATTACCTATGCCGATCTGGAGGATGTCCAGGTCTATCAGAAAATTGAAAACAATGAGCTTGATTTCAAGCTGCACGGCTTGTCCTCATACAAAGAAATCGTGGACGAGTTCGGATTCAAAAATCTGGACAAAGTGACGCTCCCGCTGGAGCAGGCCAAACGGATCAGCGATCCCGGCGTATATTTTATTTTCCCAAAAACGGACAAAGGAGCGGAAATCCGCACTGCGGTGGACGGCGCACTGGCCACATTAAGAGCGGACGGAACGCTTTCCAGGCTGGCCGTTCAATATTTTGATACGGATATCAGTAAGGGCACGGCCGAATAA
- a CDS encoding amino acid ABC transporter permease: protein MPNLFDFGVVMDMIPQLIKYIPITFEIVLLSVVFSWLIGFVVALVKINKVPVLYPLSGLYVSFMRGTPLIIQLYIAYFGIPLLLQYWSHAQGVEYSVNGINPIVFVVVAFALNEGAYCSETIRAGLEAVDKGQTEAAMSIGMTASQTFFKIVLPEALIVALPSLGNAFIGMIKNTSLAFTCAVVELTAGARLLASKNYRFFESYVALAIIYWIITIVAARLIRVAENKLRANERQVDFNDTSS, encoded by the coding sequence ATGCCAAATCTATTTGATTTTGGTGTGGTTATGGATATGATTCCGCAACTCATCAAGTACATTCCAATCACATTCGAAATCGTGCTGTTATCCGTTGTTTTCAGTTGGCTGATCGGATTCGTCGTGGCTCTGGTCAAAATAAACAAGGTGCCTGTGCTCTACCCCCTGTCCGGCTTGTATGTTTCCTTCATGCGGGGCACCCCGCTGATCATACAACTGTACATTGCCTACTTCGGCATACCGCTGCTGCTGCAATACTGGAGCCATGCCCAGGGGGTGGAGTACAGCGTGAACGGGATCAACCCGATAGTGTTTGTCGTCGTCGCGTTTGCGCTTAATGAGGGCGCCTACTGTTCGGAGACGATCCGCGCCGGCCTGGAAGCCGTGGACAAGGGCCAGACCGAAGCCGCCATGTCCATCGGAATGACCGCAAGCCAGACCTTTTTCAAAATTGTGCTGCCCGAGGCTTTGATCGTTGCCCTTCCTTCACTCGGCAATGCCTTTATCGGCATGATTAAAAACACTTCGCTGGCGTTTACCTGCGCCGTGGTGGAGCTGACTGCCGGAGCCCGGCTGCTGGCCTCAAAAAACTATCGCTTCTTTGAATCCTATGTCGCGCTGGCTATCATCTATTGGATTATTACCATCGTTGCCGCACGGCTGATCCGGGTCGCCGAGAACAAACTAAGAGCAAACGAAAGACAGGTTGACTTCAATGATACGAGTTCGTAG